A single Phragmites australis chromosome 4, lpPhrAust1.1, whole genome shotgun sequence DNA region contains:
- the LOC133914790 gene encoding uncharacterized protein LOC133914790 yields MDQGRGRGKVANSQVSREPMEQEVHQSHRSSQGTPLLPLPENDLVVVIANQTCLLEAIARTGNNNRGYGPQNKMSEFRWIKPPTFNNTEDPLEADDWLRAITRKLMVINCEGQERVNLAAHQLTRSVAKWWENYYDVLVDVDAVTWEKFCEEFQKYHVTKGTKEMKADEFHSLKQGSMTINQYIRKLIRLSRYAL; encoded by the coding sequence ATGGACCAAGGTAGAGGTAGAGGCAAGGTTGCCAACTCCCAAGTTAGTAGGGAACCAATGGAGCAGGAAGTCCACCAAAGCCACCGCAGCAGTCAAGGAACCCCACTGCTCCCACTGCCAGAGAATGACCTCGTGGTGGTGATTGCCAATCAAACCTGCCTACTAGAGGCCATAGCACGAACAGGAAACAACAACCGAGGTTATGGACCTCAGAATAAGATGTCAGAGTTCAGGTGGATCAAACCTCCAACTTTTAACAATACCGAAGACCCCTTAGAGGCTGACGACTGGCTTAGGGCTATCACTAGAAAACTCATGGTCATCAACTGTGAGGGTCAAGAAAGGGTGAATCTAGCAGCCCATCAACTTACTAGATCAGTAGCAAAATGGTGGGAAAACTACTACGATGTATTAGTAGATGTCGATGCCGTCACTTGGGAGAAATTCTGTGAAGAGTTTCAGAAGTACCATGTGACGAAAGGAACTAAGGAAATGAAGGCTGACGAATTTCATAGTctaaagcaaggatcaatgacaaTAAATCAGTACATCCGGAAGTTAATCCGTCTTTCCCGCTATGCCTTGTAA
- the LOC133916483 gene encoding putative metallophosphoesterase At3g03305 isoform X1, translating into MQHGTEPPRDSVPCGDPRASQPAAMPSELPPPVPLLLFLLLLVLRPCASWQAAVDDASVSRSAFPMDGNVAWVVQVSNLHISAYHPERAADLARILGASLRAIRPHLLLVTGDITALQVFVVDSHDVKTSSGQRPFSVEGEIHRTKGRLSVLSSPIQQRKAYFWLVWFLMEGARSKPLWFLWSYMFSAHRNAMVLGSCN; encoded by the exons ATGCAGCACGGCACGGAACCACCACGCGACTCCGTGCCGTGTGGCGACCCCCGAGCCTCCCAGCCGGCAGCGATGCCCTCCGAGCTCCCGCCCCCGGTTCCTCTCCTACTGTTCCTACTCCTCCTCGTCCTGCGGCCGTGCGCCTCGTGGCAAGCGGCCGTCGACGACGCGTCGGTGTCGAGGTCGGCCTTCCCCATGGACGGGAACGTGGCGTGGGTGGTGCAGGTCAGCAACCTCCACATCAGCGCCTACCACCCGGAGCGCGCTGCCGACCTGGCGCGCATCCTCGGCGCCTCCCTGCGTGCCatccggccccacctcctcctcgtcaccgGCGATATCACCG CCTTGCAGGTGTTTGTGGTTGATTCTCATGATGTAAAGACTTCAAGTGGGCAGAGACCATTTTCAGTCGAGG GAGAAATCCATCGTACCAAAGGTAGGCTGTCAGTTCTATCATCCCCTATCCAGCAGAGAAAGGCTTACTTTTGGTTGGTCTGGTTTTTAATGGAGGGTGCAAGGAGTAAACCTTTATGGTTTCTCTGGTCATATATGTTCTCGGCTCATCGAAATGCCATGGTTTTGGGGTCGTGCAACTGA
- the LOC133916483 gene encoding putative metallophosphoesterase At3g03305 isoform X2, with product MQHGTEPPRDSVPCGDPRASQPAAMPSELPPPVPLLLFLLLLVLRPCASWQAAVDDASVSRSAFPMDGNVAWVVQVSNLHISAYHPERAADLARILGASLRAIRPHLLLVTGDITGR from the exons ATGCAGCACGGCACGGAACCACCACGCGACTCCGTGCCGTGTGGCGACCCCCGAGCCTCCCAGCCGGCAGCGATGCCCTCCGAGCTCCCGCCCCCGGTTCCTCTCCTACTGTTCCTACTCCTCCTCGTCCTGCGGCCGTGCGCCTCGTGGCAAGCGGCCGTCGACGACGCGTCGGTGTCGAGGTCGGCCTTCCCCATGGACGGGAACGTGGCGTGGGTGGTGCAGGTCAGCAACCTCCACATCAGCGCCTACCACCCGGAGCGCGCTGCCGACCTGGCGCGCATCCTCGGCGCCTCCCTGCGTGCCatccggccccacctcctcctcgtcaccgGCGATATCACCG GGAGATAG
- the LOC133914791 gene encoding LOW QUALITY PROTEIN: putative dynamin-related protein 4A (The sequence of the model RefSeq protein was modified relative to this genomic sequence to represent the inferred CDS: deleted 1 base in 1 codon): MVAKQAHAADDAKAAITAAASGETASAIAESYDDQIRPLLDVVDRLRHLKVTQEGIQLPTVVVGNQSSDKSTVLESLAGISIPSGQGICTRVPLVMRLQDDPSANSPKLQLEYSNGRVVTTTEAKVADTINVATAEIAGSGKGISNAPITLVVQKHGVPDLTIVDLHGITRVPVQGQPDDIYDQVTKIIKEYISPKESIILNVLPSTLDLPTCESIHMLQQVDRSGERTLAVVTKVDKAPEGLLEEVTMDDVHLGLGYVCVRNRIGDETYDC, encoded by the exons ATGGTGGCTAAGCAGGCGCACGCAGCCGATGACGCCAAGGCCGCGATCACGGCAGCGGCCAGCGGCGAGACAGCGAGCGCCATTGCGGAATCGTACGACGACCAGATCCGCCCACTCCTCGACGTAGTGGATCGGCTGCGCCACCTCAAGGTGACCCAGGAGGGCATCCAGCTGCCCACCGTCGTCGTCGGCAACCAGTCCAGCGACAAGTCAACCGTGCTCGAGTCGCTTGCCGGCATCAGCATTCCGAGCGGCCAGGGCATTTGCACGCGAGTGCCACTCGTCATGCGCCTCCAGGACGACCCCTCCGCTAACTCGCCCAAGCTCCAGCTCGAGTACAGCAACGGCCGCGTGGTGACCACCACCGAGGCTAAGGTCGCTGACACCATC AACGTCGCGACCGCGGAAATCGCCGGGAGCGGAAAAGGCATCTCCAACGCGCCCATCACCCTCGTCGTGCAGAAGCATGGCGTGCCAGACCTCACCATTGTCGACCTCCACGGCATCACGCGCGTGCCCGTGCAGGGACAGCCCGACGATATCTACGACCAGGTCACCAAGATCATCAAGGAGTACATTTCTCCGAAAGAAAGCATCATCCTGAACGTGCTCCCATCCACGTTGGACTTACCAACGTGCGAGTCCATCCACATGTTGCAGCAGGTGGACCGTTCCGGTGAGCGCACGCTTGCCGTGGTCACCAAGGTCGACAAGGCCCCCGAAGGCCTGCTTGAGGAAGTTACAATGGACGACGTGCATCTCGGCCTCGGGTACGTCTGCGTCCGCAACCGCATCGGTGACGAGACGTACGACTGTTAG